The DNA window ATTATATCTGAGTTCTAAGGATCCTGGCGACCTTTGGCATTGAATTGAATCGCTGTGAGTTGATTAAGATTGCTGTTGGCATTGGCGTTGCTGTTGGCATTGGCATTGCTGTTGGCATTGGCATTGCTGTTGGCATTGGCGTTGCTGTTGGCATTGGCATTGCTGTTGGCATTGGCGTTGC is part of the bacterium (Candidatus Blackallbacteria) CG13_big_fil_rev_8_21_14_2_50_49_14 genome and encodes:
- a CDS encoding OmpA family protein yields the protein NANANSNANANSNANANSNANANSNANANSNANANSNLNQLTAIQFNAKGRQDP